From Pseudorasbora parva isolate DD20220531a chromosome 25, ASM2467924v1, whole genome shotgun sequence, one genomic window encodes:
- the LOC137064982 gene encoding troponin I, fast skeletal muscle-like, with product MSEKKMSSSRKHHLKSLMLGIAKGLLEQEVKDREVERQRYMSETCQPLSLPGSMQALQELCRELHHKIDVTDEERYDLEMKVNKCAKEIEDLNIKVIDLKGKFKKPVLRKVRMSADQMLGALLGSKHKVSLDLRANLKQVKKEVKEEDKELRDVGDWRKNIEDKSGMDGRKKMFEAEA from the exons ATGTCAGA GAAAAAGATGTCCTCGAGTCGCAAGCATCATCTTAAG AGCTTGATGCTTGGCATCGCTAAAGGTTTACTGGAACAGGAAGTAAAGGACAGAGAGGTGGAGCGGCAGAGATACATGTCAGAAACCTGCCAACCTCTGTCTCTACCTGGATCCATGCAGGCATTACAG GAATTGTGCAGGGAGCTTCACCACAAAATTGATGTCACTGATGAGGAGAGATATGATCTGGAAATGAAAGTCAATAAGTGTGCAAAGGAG ATCGAGGACCTGAATATCAAAGTCATTGACCTGAAGGGCAAGTTCAAGAAACCTGTTTTGAGGAAAGTACGCATGTCTGCCGATCAGATGTTGGGGGCTCTGCTGGGCTCCAAGCACAAGGTGTCTCTGGATCTGAGAGCCAACCTGAAACAAGTCAAGAAGGAGGTCAAAGAGGAG GATAAGGAACTGCGTGATGTTGGAGACTGGCGTAAGAATATTGAAGACAAGTCTGGCATGGATGGCAGGAAGAAGATGTTTGAAGCTGAGGCTTAA